Proteins co-encoded in one Arthrobacter globiformis genomic window:
- a CDS encoding LacI family DNA-binding transcriptional regulator: MAKTTTPNKAAAVRQRGVTMSDVAKHAGVSRTAVSFVLSNRENASISEETRTRINDAVQALGYRPNAGARALASQRSDWYGIVTEIVTAPFAVDIIKGAQDQAWLDHRFLLIAPSDQADAVGPNQGLEDAATEKLLEQRVEGLLYAATYHRGVHVPESAHEVPTVLINCFDADGKLPSIVPDERAGGRVAVERLLQAGHSRIGVINLDPHIPAAVGRLKGARDALAGAGLELDPELVVSGHATADGGYEAACEILDRYPKQDRPTALFCLNDRMAMGAYDAIKERGLTIPADIAVIGFDNQELIAAYLRPKLTTVALPFEKMGALGVQTLAALTAGQPITADQQMVDCPLLERSSV; this comes from the coding sequence ATGGCGAAGACCACGACCCCCAACAAAGCCGCGGCTGTGCGGCAGCGGGGTGTCACCATGAGTGATGTCGCCAAGCACGCCGGCGTCTCCCGGACAGCGGTCTCGTTCGTGCTGAGCAACCGCGAAAACGCCAGCATTTCCGAGGAAACGCGCACCCGCATCAACGACGCCGTGCAGGCACTGGGTTACCGCCCGAATGCCGGAGCACGCGCACTGGCTTCCCAGCGCAGTGATTGGTACGGAATCGTCACCGAGATCGTTACGGCCCCGTTCGCAGTGGACATCATCAAGGGCGCCCAGGACCAAGCCTGGCTTGACCACCGGTTCCTGCTCATCGCGCCTTCCGACCAGGCCGATGCCGTAGGGCCCAACCAGGGCCTGGAAGACGCAGCCACCGAAAAGCTGCTGGAACAACGAGTGGAAGGACTTCTGTACGCGGCAACATACCACCGCGGCGTGCATGTTCCGGAAAGCGCCCACGAGGTGCCCACGGTCCTCATCAACTGCTTCGACGCGGACGGGAAGCTGCCCTCGATCGTCCCGGACGAGCGCGCCGGCGGCCGGGTCGCCGTCGAGCGGTTGCTCCAAGCCGGCCACAGCAGGATCGGAGTCATCAACCTGGACCCGCACATTCCCGCGGCCGTCGGGCGTTTGAAGGGTGCACGCGACGCACTCGCCGGCGCCGGGCTGGAACTGGATCCGGAACTGGTGGTATCCGGGCATGCGACGGCGGACGGCGGCTACGAGGCGGCGTGCGAAATCCTGGACCGTTACCCCAAGCAGGACAGGCCAACCGCACTGTTCTGCCTCAACGACCGCATGGCGATGGGCGCTTACGACGCCATCAAGGAACGGGGACTGACCATCCCCGCAGACATCGCCGTGATCGGCTTCGACAACCAGGAACTCATTGCGGCCTACCTCAGGCCAAAGCTGACCACGGTTGCGTTGCCATTCGAAAAAATGGGCGCTCTGGGAGTCCAGACGCTCGCCGCTCTGACAGCAGGACAGCCGATCACTGCCGACCAGCAAATGGTCGACTGTCCGCTGCTAGAACGCTCTTCCGTCTGA
- a CDS encoding DUF4235 domain-containing protein, whose translation MVKIPTSKPAKLYRPIGLASGMIGGIIAGQIFKQVWKHAAPGDRGEAPNPLSTDYALKEILITAAIQGAIYAVIKTLIDRGGARLFERWTGEWPGN comes from the coding sequence ATGGTCAAGATACCCACCAGCAAGCCAGCGAAACTGTATCGGCCGATCGGGCTGGCTTCAGGAATGATCGGCGGCATCATCGCTGGCCAAATCTTCAAACAGGTGTGGAAGCACGCCGCCCCAGGCGACCGGGGCGAGGCACCCAACCCCCTGTCCACCGATTATGCGCTGAAAGAGATCCTCATCACCGCCGCCATACAGGGCGCTATTTACGCTGTGATAAAGACGCTCATCGACCGCGGCGGAGCGCGGCTCTTCGAACGTTGGACCGGAGAATGGCCCGGGAACTGA
- a CDS encoding RNA polymerase sigma factor: MGTPQTREKREGRFAALYTDAYTDVLRFVQRRAGPHRAEDVVHKAFLVAWRRFDDVPAGRDDARAWLFGTARHCLLNDQRSQFRQGALEVRIAEVTKGITESEDDLVAFHVDLSRAWQQLRPEDQEVLSLAIWENLSSPQAGRVLGITAATYRIRLYRARLVLRRILKHTTSTAFDPDYSVTEQLT; encoded by the coding sequence ATGGGGACACCGCAAACACGAGAGAAACGCGAGGGCCGATTCGCGGCCCTCTACACCGATGCCTATACAGATGTGCTGCGGTTTGTGCAGAGACGGGCCGGGCCACACCGCGCAGAAGACGTCGTCCACAAAGCATTCTTGGTTGCCTGGCGGCGATTCGACGATGTGCCGGCGGGTAGGGATGACGCACGTGCCTGGTTGTTTGGCACAGCCAGACACTGCCTGCTCAACGACCAGCGAAGCCAATTCAGACAGGGCGCCCTCGAAGTGAGAATCGCTGAAGTGACGAAGGGAATCACCGAATCAGAGGATGATCTGGTTGCCTTCCACGTGGATCTGTCCCGTGCCTGGCAGCAACTACGCCCGGAAGACCAGGAAGTCCTCTCTCTTGCCATTTGGGAGAATCTTTCCTCCCCGCAAGCCGGCAGGGTGCTCGGGATTACCGCAGCCACCTACAGGATCCGCCTCTACCGGGCCCGGCTCGTACTGCGCCGGATCCTCAAACACACGACCTCCACGGCGTTCGACCCAGACTATTCAGTTACGGAGCAACTGACATGA